A DNA window from Anastrepha ludens isolate Willacy chromosome 6, idAnaLude1.1, whole genome shotgun sequence contains the following coding sequences:
- the LOC128867803 gene encoding phospholipid scramblase 1 — MLQNDAVRNLQFDSEIRVAQQNNAEPRVYDGPVSITSQPNSAARIPLPLPVSTVDNNFSTTRTFSIPMTGYDFLTDLPSVHIEQTFELNSALTSVSSENRYVVRSPLGDAVYATSESSTSNNRLLWGSARPFQMHLLDKTHQEAMLFRKQFALGSICCHPKNLEVWTMPGNLLGRIVHSPTFFRPTYFIQDGVTGEPIFCIEGPEKSGFCCFCLPKESFFRIHSGGDLRASIDHKWVAGKSQYTTNIYFSDSKLSAKERALILGAAFLLEYMYFQTRF; from the exons ATGTTACAAAACGACGCTGTTCGAAATTTACAATTTGATAGTGAAATTCGTGTCGCTCAACAAAATAATGCGGAACCAAGAG TTTATGATGGCCCCGTCAGCATTACGTCACAACCGAATT CTGCTGCACGCATACCATTACCCCTACCAGTTTCCACGGTGGATAACAACTTCTCCACCACACGCACTTTCAGCATACCCATGACTGGTTATGACTTTTTAACAGATTTGCCGTCAGTGCATATTGAGCAGACATTTGAGTTGAATTCAG CTTTGACCTCTGTCTCCTCTGAGAATCGCTATGTGGTCCGCTCACCGTTGGGCGATGCCGTTTATGCTACCTCCGAGAGTTCAACCTCCAACAATCGTTTACTATGGGGCTCTGCACGACCATTTCAAATGCATTTACTGGATAAAACGCACCAGGAAGCGATGCTGTTTCGTAAACAATTTGCTCTCGGCTCAATTTGTTGCCATCCCAAAAACTTAGAGGTCTGGACAATGCCTGGCAATTTATTGGGTCGCATAGTGCATTCTCCAACATTCTTCAGACCCACATACTTTATACAAGATGGTGTTACCGGTGAGCCGATCTTCTGCATTGAGGGACCAGAAAAGTCGGGATTTTGCTGTTTCTGTTTGCCAAAAGAGTCGTTCTTTAGG ATTCACTCTGGCGGTGATTTGCGCGCATCCATAGACCACAAGTGGGTGGCCGGAAAATCGCAGTATACCACAAACATATATTTTAGTGATTCCAAATTATCGGCAAAGGAACGTGCACTGATTTTGGGAGCGGCATTTTTATTG GAGTACATGTACTTTCAAACACGGTTCTGA
- the LOC128868906 gene encoding uncharacterized protein LOC128868906, with protein sequence MTAPHQHKSTTAKRCTALKRSAKRGHSQSACSQTMRGQQPTINSPGKPLGRGTTTNNQQQQPQHAHTYLKSLINECRVYAASNLIKTKDDPGGTTQSRLTQQQTQDLSNSNMDAATTTTTTKHYNKTAKLQNNHQRSTERRGTYRNQSGEAQASAHTNAGDNVKVQKQTAKQAKAAAQRAAAMAAYTATLERGGNKATGGSAKDPLAINSDAAPVLSSGGSGGGGSKAVRTKEAREQKTVAKSETAVAGRGEIATATTANASTTSATSSNNKHSDNSNSNLSKNNFSLSQSEMTRKSEKLMQQEEAGISDNNNGDIKVASSTAAVAVAAKSKTVDTAATTTAATAPTAVPSAASNTWNNSRYLHKKFKRLASTTDVDSLVADSQSAIVAGSSASSDAGSEAPQTRTTSLSSSASTSSISPPPATTPTSTPAPTAMVTATTTTTTMPQPNAPGSSVHSVISTALTNGHIHAGAVVTTIEQLNSSNNNNMTSVKPNVAAPNSNSKSENSNNNGPLSLTNDGGGVLLQRQQTVQQHLEAEQLPQTMLHFFENQQSQPNNSGNNSNASTSSTNSGRYVCPYCNLNCTKPSVLQKHIRAHTNERPYPCDICGIAFKTNSNYYKHCRSRSHAARKRGIEVPIGADDGLFGGSDQEGDPELSNSSSDVVSRTASPLDELSSTSSPAVVGVPTSATASNLSPQQLQQVQQQQQQHKQTQLQQQQQLALAMQQQQTATTQPPYVALLPTPSPSSISSAKSAYLQQPIPQQSHQLPLGSPAAGTLPPPTTSNATNITTIVNATPKQVGNAEHKPYKPKFHNAALYATTKEAAAAAAAAAAAGIPPGLLQPLPLQQLPQTPQHSMPPAAHLAMLPHTQAPPPLPPVSHHPSLSPSTQVKLNNHISTHQLQLQMQHQQQQQQPLHVLPPLNAGIQLHHVAAMSPKSAAQRPDMVNAAAVAAANMNYLATPRMIYPGAIDFPPEALHMMMPESRQKLHYQVQQYKWLEQELQQHLHKLSQQQQPQLQHLQSQPQSQPQPQPHAQPTILKPTATMPIHARAASSSGGNSQHASAAGMQQMAAATAASNLTLQSVHQTPLQYLANTAAGQQSTIGGSSASSVSSTTSNTTAALSSGLLHSNISNAAASGANKVADLVQEHISKLISQNEAIVENKAVLLQKKYPKGLNRSRSFNNNNNNGSGNINSSAATSTNTAGGSISLVTTPAVANESATNARLAQAIVQKQQQQQLQQQLQQQQHYQQQFQQQLLAGTQAIQMPPPSQQQPQQQHLTQIRLEEQHQQPQFQQQQQQHVQPNGISKHLTTAAAPKPGPLTGSTPQQQLPAMHPQHQQQQPSTNVYRQQNVSGQAGFSSQEAQRPMSSPTTAQTVVSSHKEIMNAMQQMSALPTANSSINASANSIPLNLSAKPRVRQEEPTDVIPSSSSTSTPSSTPHKRQSIENPISTSSNDGSTSGSMVGASATTSSGVSNAKQPTNVSIIKNLLLNARGLAVPTGEGEDAVYNCPLCSSAFRTAEDLQLHNSTYCQGASSAPISPVSSPSYRYFRSNSITLNLPELKNSLFRSRDPLPLAKLAWYQLRTKPSSLVLSRLSASQAGSSKATTTTTTSATSTAPTSSTSSNSIASCVASPRSTPPTAPPATLSLPDPNIVRLIDAPLPSPGPLLGKTPLVDFGNTSESRKSEDVIITKMHEDRQFDAHTPAKRAKMAMDNGEPFVLAPAPANSGGLMAATSSKRMNINSISGGDMQLLSNTNTTDLSIANKRDERMRRFTSSGGCIIPISECSDMDKSPKMIRTPLLSGGSFQEVSPKPKEKENKNAVSLPFANSSTFAPKLGLPVLGLPTNGPQHFQFPINPITAFNPLTLPPLHGMPVGGEKIIPHVPGMPGPNSLTPQLPPPQHLQLPQSSQMLPGGRSLSPNRKKTQSPMLISSSVSPKSLVLPAHENLKSLSPFGGVQNVPSEFERAPPPPGMRNARNWNQNVAAGSSSKPGGSNSLDVPKKTFNFTRMADNISPRKGGSTNVPKSSPPENEVRHFNFDHLSKDGESNRAPASSALTPLHVDITASAAGPTPNSSGSELTDVETKKTKFLRPTSLPLKPGTFTPKRHHGITPTANTLPLISPETPRPSKSCVQLYLNGHAYTYLGLKCSTKMFYCTVNCPQPSYVAGSQKLSMYSVWQVCAENNPHPLGFKPKVVMSLYDSRQKTSANTMAGMNKLPYALVVSQQTVMTPFDNHPGQYQHHQMKQISLNTNTSECGEQSKKTSAGSSGSSSGSSGSVEGGVKKESSAGQMLVGGYESHEDYTYIRGRGRGRYVCSECGIRCKKPSMLKKHIRTHTDVRPYTCKHCNFSFKTKGNLTKHMQSKTHFKKCLELGINPGPMPADGEFLEPEPEFDQQSTTSAGGRTSSIPGESDSEDYSDNESESSGRHTDESKSRLLEHEAARGLLSLSMTPPIGQSISPRPKSEPYPYQHNERVDPSAISFAGQMSAAATTATSLSTSNTHPTGIKRVISFSSPKPPFDYQKQEQYYSNPEESKPKHSNNAAAAIYESAPIDLTKPRAVVNPTPSPVTTSISVAPRLTVDEYNTSAVVPLPDPPVQTQAQIRDVIFGSSNNESGFLKTLISVSDKVRSSTEMLENYKNGDELSQAYQYHKAFQYHKIKQIQMNRSFPDAINVSAINQNLASTPTLSTVSVTNAGPSTALTTTSNANSGLRISDIIAATTAMASSSNVNHATSSVDSIGASSANKMALNSIINVTNVDKREKRENSAAELQVPAIEVSVVLTDEAKNEQPANATTAPGNSKANAQRNAGKNKTASMKSSTILSCKSSDEEEDSECISDQEQSAVGHTSKGSRNVSNTAAVATTEPHNAKLPAVVAQPGTTDFTGVLSAPGRTVVVGEDGLKKSGNNEIQPVYPRVRMSPDGRPVCKVCAKTFQTQGQLSLHMNIHYMERKFRCEPCGVSFRTQGHLQKHERAEAHKNKVMMTSTFGVPTTSNPRPFECTDCKIAFRIHGHLAKHLRSKTHVQKLECLQKLPFGTYAEIERAGISLTEIDTSDCENSLISLKTLAQKLIEKDPNKLGSYTNPSGMGGINSSSGGGNGGGGGVGSVVNETTNTNTNHSAIVSQDSASEDDFSAATIAAATAIASLDNDSAANTPKRANSTSEDEAIASGLSNNLKRRLPGNFSNGEESDNPTEGGGSEKRTRVSSLSSVGAASATAAVGSPASITSSNASSNN encoded by the exons ATGATCCTGGTGGCACTACGCAGTCACGCCTAACGCAACAGCAGACACAAGATCTCAGCAACAGCAATATGGatgctgccacaacaacaacaacgacaaaacactacaataaaacagcaaaattgcaaaataatcATCAACGTTCAACGGAACGACGTGGCACATATCGCAACCAGAGTGGTGAGGCGCAAGCGAGTGCACACACAAACGCGGGTGATAATGTCAAAGTTCAGAAACAAACAGCCAAGCAGGCAAAGGCGGCTGCGCAACGCGCCGCTGCAATGGCCGCATATACAGCGACACTAGAGAGAGGCGGCAACAAGGCGACAGGAGGTAGTGCCAAAGATCCACTTGCGATCAACAGCGATGCAGCGCCAGTGCTCAGCAGTGGTGGAAGTGGCGGTGGCGGCAGCAAAGCGGTGCGAACCAAGGAAGCTAGAGAGCAAAAGACTGTTGCAAAATCGGAAACAGCAGTCGCAGGGCGCGGCGAAATCGCCACAGCGACCACAGCGAATGCCAGTACCACCAGCGCaaccagcagcaacaacaagcacAGTGATAATAGTAAcagtaatttaagtaaaaataatttttcattaagtCAAAGTGAAATGACGCGCAAAAGTGAGAAGCTGATGCAGCAGGAGGAGGCCGGTATCAGTGACAACAATAACGGTGATATCAAGGTGGCGTCGTCAACAGCGGCAGTGGCAGTTGCTGCTAAGAgtaaaacagtggatactgcagcgacaacaacagcagcaactgcGCCCACAGCTGTGCCATCCGCAGCGTCTAATACTTGGAATAATTCTcgatatttgcataaaaagttTAAACGTCTCGCCAGCACAACAGACGTGGATAGTCTTGTGGCGGATAGCCAAAGTGCCATTGTTGCCGGCAGCAGCGCTAGTAGTGATGCGGGTAGTGAGGCGCCGCAAACGCGCACCACATCGCTGTCCTCATCTGCATCGACCAGCTCGATTTCACcgccaccagcaacaacaccaacgtCAACGCCAGCGCCCACTGCAATGGTGACGgcaacgacgacgacgacgacgatgcCACAGCCCAACGCGCCAGGAAGTAGTGTTCATAGTGTCATTAGCACGGCGCTTACAAACGGACATATCCATGCGGGCGCGGTGGTTACAACAATTGAGCAACTCAACtctagcaataacaacaatatgaCGAGCGTTAAGCCAAATGTCGCTGCTccaaacagcaacagcaaaagtGAGAATAGTAACAATAATGGCCCATTGAGTTTAACGAATGACGGCGGCGGCGTTCTGCTGCAGCGGCAACAGACGGTACAGCAACATTTGGAAGCTGAGCAATTGCCGCAAACTATGCTgcactttttcgaaaatcaaCAGAGTCAGCCGAATAATAGCGGCAATAATAGCAACGCTAGCACCTCTTCTACCAACTCAGGTCGCTATGTCTGTCCCTATTGCAATCTCAATTGCACGAAACCATCGGTGCTGCAAAAGCACATACGCGCCCACACCAACGAGCGGCCCTATCCGTGTGATATCTGTGGCATTGCCTTCAAGACGAACAGCAATTATTATAAGCATTGTCG ATCGCGTTCGCACGCTGCACGCAAACGGGGCATTGAAGTGCCAATTGGTGCGGATGATGGTCTCTTTGGCGGCTCCGATCAGGAGGGTGACCCGGAATTAAGCAACAGCAGCTCGGATGTG GTCAGTCGCACTGCTTCCCCGCTGGATGAGTTGAGCAGTACCTCCTCACCAGCCGTGGTGGGTGTGCCCACTTCCGCGACAGCTAGCAACTTAAGCCCACAGCAGCTGCAGCaagtgcaacaacagcaacagcagcataaGCAAACGCAattacagcaacagcaacagcttgCTTTAGCcatgcagcagcagcaaactGCCACAACGCAGCCGCCATATGTAGCTTTGCTACCCACACCCTCGCCGTCTTCGATATCGTCCGCGAAAAGCGCTTATCTGCAACAACCGATTCCACAGCAGTCGCACCAGCTGCCACTGGGCTCACCCGCTGCAGGTACGCTACCCCCGCCGACCACGTCAAATGCCACCAACATTACCACCATCGTAAACGCAACACCCAAACAGGTTGGCAACGCCGAGCACAAACCATATAAACCGAAATTTCACAACGCCGCGCTTTATGCTACGACAAAGGAGGCGGCCGCAgcagccgccgccgccgccgctgcGGGCATACCACCTGGTCTTCTGCAACCACTACCACTACAACAATTGCCACAGACACCACAGCACAGCATGCCTCCAGCAGCGCATTTAGCTATGCTCCCGCACACTCAAGCGCCGCCACCGCTGCCGCCCGTTTCACATCATCCCTCACTTTCGCCCAGCACGCAAGTGAAGCTGAACAACCACATCAGCACGCACCAACTACAACTTCAAATGCAgcatcagcagcaacaacaacaaccgctgCACGTGCTACCACCTCTCAACGCAGGCATACAGCTACACCATGTGGCGGCTATGTCGCCTAAAAGCGCTGCTCAGCGCCCGGATATGGTGAACGCGGCCGCAGTTGCAGCAGCGAACATGAACTATCTAGCCACACCGCGCATGATCTACCCTGGCGCAATAGATTTTCCACCAGAAGCGCTGCATATGATGATGCCGGAGAGTAGGCAGAAGCTACACTACCAAGTGCAACAGTACAAGTGGCTGGAGCAGGAGCTGCAACAGCACTTGCACAAGCTAAGTCAGCAACAGCAACCACAGCTACAGCACCTACAGTCGCAGCCACAGTCACAACCACAGCCACAGCCACATGCTCAACCCACTATACTGAAACCGACGGCTACAATGCCAATACACGCGCGCGCTGCCAGCAGCAGCGGTGGAAATAGTCAACACGCAAGTGCTGCAGGTATGCAACAAATGGCAGCAGCTACAGCAGCATCGAATCTTACGCTGCAGTCGGTGCACCAGACGCCGCTGCAATACCTCGCTAACACAGCCGCCGGTCAACAGTCGACGATAGGTGGCAGCAGCGCCAGTAGCGTCAGTAGCACCACCAGCAACACCACTGCAGCTCTAAGCTCCGGACTTTTGCACAGCAACATCTCGAATGCCGCCGCTAGCGGAGCAAATAAGGTTGCAGATTTGGTGCAGGAGCACATTTCCAAACTGATCTCGCAAAATGAGGCGATCGTAGAGAACAAAGCGGTTCTTTTGCAGAAGAAATACCCAAAGGGCTTGAATCGCTCGCGTAGctttaataacaacaataacaatggtAGTGGCAACATCAACAGCTCGGCAGCTACATCGACAAACACTGCAGGTGGCAGTATTAGCCTGGTTACCACTCCTGCCGTTGCCAATGAGAGCGCCACCAACGCCAGGCTGGCGCAGGCTATCGTgcagaaacaacaacagcaacagctgcagcagcagttgcagcagcaacaacactatCAGCAACAATTCCAGCAGCAGCTACTGGCTGGCACGCAAGCAATACAAATGCCGCCACCATCCCAGCAGCAGCCGCAGCAACAGCACCTGACACAGATACGCCTCGAGGAGCAACATCAGCAGCCCCagtttcaacaacaacaacaacaacacgtgCAACCAAACGGCATATCGAAACATTTGACGACAGCGGCCGCACCAAAGCCTGGCCCCTTAACCGGTTCCACACCGCAGCAGCAACTTCCAGCAATGCATCCgcagcatcagcagcagcaaccgTCAACGAATGTTTACCGCCAGCAGAATGTGAGTGGACAAGCTGGATTTTCATCACAAGAGGCGCAGCGTCCAATGTCATCGCCTACAACAGCACAAACCGTCGTCTCATCCCACAAGGAAATCATGAATGCAATGCAGCAGATGAGCGCATTGCCAACAGCCAATAGCAGCATAAATGCAAGTGCAAATTCCATACCATTAAACCTGTCGGCCAAGCCGAGGGTGCGCCAGGAAGAACCAACTGATGTCATTCCATCTAGCAGCTCGACGTCTACGCCGAGCAGCACGCCACACAAGCGCCAATCAATAGAGAACCCAATCTCAACTTCCAGCAATGACGGTTCAACAAGCGGTTCTATGGTGGGTGCGTCGGCGACTACCAGTAGCGGTGTGTCAAATGCCAAGCAACCAACAAACGTCTCGATAATCAAAAACTTGTTGCTGAATGCACGTGGCTTAGCTGTGCCCACTGGCGAGGGTGAAGACGCTGTTTATAACTGTCCACTCTGTTCCAGTGCATTCCGCACAGCAGAAGATCTGCAGCTGCACAACAGTACCTACTGTCAAGGAGCCTCAAGCGCACCCATCAGCCCCGTGTCATCACCATCCTATCGATATTTCCGCTCCAACTCGATCACACTTAATCTGCCTGAACTTAAAAACTCTCTTTTTCGCTCACGTGATCCGTTGCCACTGGCTAAGTTGGCTTGGTATCAGCTGCGCACCAAACCAAGTTCGTTGGTTTTAAGTCGGCTAAGCGCCTCGCAGGCAGGCAGCTCGAAAGCTACTACAACTACCACCACCTCAGCAACATCTACAGCGCCGACCAGCTCCACAAGCAGTAATAGCATTGCCAGCTGCGTTGCCTCGCCGCGGAGCACACCACCAACAGCACCGCCTGCCACTTTGTCATTGCCCGACCCGAATATTGTGCGTTTAATTGACGCACCACTGCCTTCCCCGGGACCACTATTGGGTAAAACGCCACTGGTCGATTTTGGGAACACCAGCGAATCGCGCAAATCAGAAGATGTGATCATTACCAAAATGCACGAAGATCGTCAGTTCGACGCACACACACCAGCGAAACGCGCCAAAATGGCTATGGATAACGGCGAGCCGTTCGTGCTCGCGCCAGCCCCAGCCAACAGTGGCGGTCTGATGGCcgcaacttcaagcaaacgcaTGAATATCAATAGTATCAGTGGCGGTGACATGCAATTACTGTCCAACACCAACACCACCGACCTCAGCATTGCCAACAAGAGGGATGAGCGCATGCGTCGCTTCACCTCTTCCGGTGGCTGTATCATACCAATCTCCGAATGCAGTGACATGGACAAGAGCCCCAAAATGATTCGTACGCCACTGCTATCGGGTGGCAGCTTTCAGGAGGTTTCACCCAAGCCGAAggagaaagaaaacaaaaatgccgTTTCATTGCCCTTCGCCAATAGCTCCACTTTTGCGCCCAAACTTGGTCTACCCGTGCTCGGCTTGCCTACAAATGGACCTCAGCATTTCCAATTCCCCATCAACCCAATTACGGCGTTTAATCCGCTAACGCTGCCACCCTTACATGGCATGCCAGTTGGTGGGGAGAAAATTATTCCCCATGTGCCCGGCATGCCAGGCCCTAACAGCTTGACACCACAACTGCCGCCACCGCAGCATCTACAGCTACCGCAGTCATCACAGATGTTGCCTGGTGGACGTTCACTAAGTCCCAATCGCAAGAAAACACAAAGCCCCATGTTGATTTCGAGCAGTGTAAGCCCTAAGTCGTTGGTACTACCGGcacatgaaaatttgaaatctttATCACCATTCGGTGGCGTGCAAAATGTACCTAGCGAGTTTGAACGTGCACCACCACCACCCGGCATGCGCAATGCACGCAACTGGAATCAAAATGTTGCAGCAGGTTCGTCAAGTAAACCCGGAGGTAGCAATAGCTTGGATGTgccaaaaaaaacattcaacttTACGCGCATGGCAGACAATATAAGTCCGCGCAAAGGCGGTAGCACTAATGTGCCTAAAAGCTCGCCGCCCGAAAATGAGGTGCGTCATTTCAACTTTGACCATTTAAGTAAGGACGGGGAGAGTAACCGCGCACCAGCGAGCTCTGCACTCACGCCTCTACACGTCGACATTACTGCTAGTGCTGCAGGTCCAACCCCAAATAGCAGTGGCTCGGAGCTCACTGATgtggaaacgaaaaaaaccaagtTTTTACGTCCAACCAGTCTACCACTCAAGCCGGGCACATTCACGCCGAAACGCCACCACGGCATCACCCCAACCGCCAATACACTGCCGCTTATATCGCCGGAAACGCCACGCCCTTCCAAATCGTGCGTACAACTCTACCTTAACGGTCACGCCTACACATACCTGGGACTCAAGTGCAGCACGAAAATGTTCTACTGCACGGTGAACTGTCCGCAACCGTCGTATGTGGCAGGCAGTCAGAAACTCTCTATGTACAGTGTGTGGCAAGTTTGTGCAGAAAACAATCCACACCCGTTGGGCTTCAAGCCGAAGGTGGTGATGTCGCTGTACGACTCACGTCAAAAGACCTCCGCGAATACAATGGCTGGCATGAATAAACTACCATACGCTTTGGTGGTCTCTCAGCAAACCGTAATGACACCTTTCGACAACCACCCAGGCCAGTACCAGCATCACCAAATGAAGCAAATCTCACTCAATACAAATACTTCGGAATGCGGCGAGCAGTCGAAGAAAACTAGCGCTGGTAGTAGCGGCAGCAGCAGTGGCAGTAGCGGCAGCGTTGAGGGCGGCGTGAAGAAGGAGTCATCAGCTGGTCAAATGTTAGTCGGCGGCTACGAATCGCATGAAGACTACACTTATATACGTGGGCGTGGTCGCGGACGTTACGTCTGCTCAGAGTGCGGCATAAGGTGTAAGAAACCCTCAATGCTGAAgaaacacatacgcacacatactgATGTGCGGCCATACACATGCAAGCATTGCAATTTTAG CTTCAAAACAAAGGGCAATCTTACCAAGCATATGCAGTCGAAAACGCATTTTAAGAAATGTCTAGAGCTTGGCATCAACCCCGGTCCAATGCCTGCGGACGGCGAATTCCTCGAACCTGAACCAGAATTCGATCAACAGTCGACCACCTCGGCCGGTGGACGCACGTCGTCCATTCCAGGCGAGTCGGACTCGGAAGACTACAGTGACAATGAGTCCGAAAGCAGTGGTAGGC ATACCGACGAGTCGAAGTCGCGTCTGCTGGAGCATGAAGCGGCGCGTGGTTTGCTTTCGCTCTCGATGACGCCACCCATAGGACAAAGTATTTCGCCGCGTCCAAAAAGTGAACCATACCCATATCAGCACAACGAGCGCGTCGACCCATCCGCAATATCTTTTGCAGGGCAGATGAGTGCGGCTGCAACAACCGCCACAAGTTTATCCACAAGCAACACACATCCCACCGGCATTAAACGTGTCATATCGTTCAGTTCACCGAAACCACCGTTCGACTATCAGAAGCAAGAGCAGTACTACTCCAACCCTGAGGAGTCTAAGCCGAAGCATAGCAATAATGCCGCCGCAGCCATTTACGAAAGCGCGCCCATCGATCTCACTAAACCACGTGCTGTCGTAAATCCAACGCCTTCACCAGTGACCACATCCATCTCAGTGGCACCTAGACTAACTGTTGATGAGTACAATACTAGCGCAGTAGTGCCACTGCCCGACCCACCAGTACAAACGCAAGCGCAAATACGTGACGTTATCTTCGGTAGTAGCAACAATGAATCGGGTTTCCTAAAGACACTCATCTCGGTGTCGGATAAGGTGCGTAGCTCCACTGAAATGCTTGAGAATTACAAGAATGGCGATGAGTTATCCCAAGCCTACCAATATCACAAAGCCTTTCAATATCACAAAATCAAACAGATTCAAATGAATCGCAGCTTCCCCGATGCGATCAATGTGAGCGCCATTAATCAAAACCTTGCTAGCACGCCAACGTTGAGTACCGTTAGTGTAACCAATGCTGGACCAAGCACGGCGCTTACTACGACGTCGAATGCCAACAGCGGCTTGCGCATTTCAGATATCATAGCCGCTACGACAGCTATGGCTAGCAGCAGTAACGTTAACCACGCCACGAGTAGCGTGGATTCCATTGGCGCCAGCTCAGCCAACAAAATGGCACTTAATTCAATAATCAATGTGACGAATGTTGACAAAAGAGAGAAGAGAGAGAATAGTGCAGCTGAACTGCAAGTGCCAGCGATTGAAGTGAGTGTGGTGCTCACTGATGAGGCGAAGAATGAGCAACCAGCAAATGCAACCACAGCGCCCGGCAACAGTAAAGCGAACGCTCAACGCAATGCTGGCAAAAACAAAACGGCATCAATGAAATCCAGCACTATTTTGTCTTGCAAATCGTCTGACGAAGAAGAGGACAGCGAATGCATTTCAGATCAAGAGCAATCAGCTGTTGGTCACACTTCGAAAGGTAGCCGAAATGTCAGCAATACTGCTGCCGTCGCCACCACAGAACCGCACAATGCCAAACTGCCTGCAGTTGTTGCACAACCCGGCACCACCGACTTCACGGGCGTGCTATCGGCACCAGGGCGTACGGTCGTCGTGGGTGAGGATGGATTGAAGAAGTCCGGCAACAATGAAATCCAACCGGTCTATCCGCGCGTGCGCATGTCACCAGACGGACGACCGGTGTGCAAAGTATGTGCCAAAACCTTCCAAACCCAAGGTCAGCTGTCGTTGCACATGAATATACATTACATGGAGCGTAAATTCCGTTGTGAACCTTGTGGGGTTTCATTCCGCACGCAAGGACACTTGCAAAAACATGAACGAGCCGAAGCGCACAAGAACAAGGTAATGATGACGTCCACCTTTGGCGTACCGACGACCTCCAATCCACGCCCCTTCGAGTGCACCGACTGTAAAATTGCCTTCCGCATACACGGCCACCTCGCCAAGCACTTGCGCTCCAAAACGCACGTACAAAAACTGGAATGCCTACAAAAGTTGCCATTCGGCACCTATGCCGAAATCGAACGTGCCGGCATAAGTCTCACCGAGATCGACACCAGTGACTGCGAGAACTCGCTCATCTCACTCAAAACACTAGCACAGAAGCTGATCGAAAAGGACCCCAACAAACTGGGTAGCTACACAAATCCATCGGGCATGGGTGGCATCAACAGTAGTAGTGGTGGTGgtaatggtggtggtggtggtgtagGTAGTGTCGTAAACGAAACCacgaatacaaatacaaacCACAGCGCTATCGTGTCGCAGGACAGCGCCTCTGAGGATGATTTTAGTGCTGCCACAATTGCGGCCGCCACCGCAATTGCCTCATTGGATAATGATAGCGCGGCAAACACGCCGAAACGCGCCAACTCCACGTCCGAAGATGAAGCAATCGCAAGCGGACTAAGTAACAATCTGAAACGTCGGCTGCCGGGCAACTTTAGCAATGGCGAAGAGAGTGACAATCCCACCGAGGGTGGTGGCAGTGAGAAGCGTACACGTGTGTCGTCACTTTCAAGTGTCGGTGCGGCTAGCGCAACAGCGGCAGTCGGTTCGCCAGCGTCCATTACATCGTCAAATGCATCGTCGAACAACTGA